From the Quercus lobata isolate SW786 chromosome 6, ValleyOak3.0 Primary Assembly, whole genome shotgun sequence genome, one window contains:
- the LOC115994781 gene encoding vacuole membrane protein KMS1, translating to MGSRKKSNPPPPSSSSPSSSQPADVAISELHKRHQQESENLTITTQPVRTLKFFVLAVIQYIKRSISYLLAKGGWLMLLSTVAIAIGILVVTIDGPHEKHVEEISRYFRFGLWWVALGVASSIGLGSGLHTFVLYLGPHIAFFTIKAMQCGRVDLKSAPYDTIQLERGPSWLDKDCSEFGPPLFQLLDGLRVPLSSILPQVQLEAILWGVGTAIGELPPYFISRAASESGKQLDAASESSKLDAPSSEGKGFIATRLNQIKHWLLSHSQHLNFFTILVLASVPNPLFDLAGIMCGQFGIPFWEFFLATLIGKAIIKTHIQTIFIISVCNNQLLNWIENELIWILSFIPGFASVLPNVIAKLNAMRDKYLIASAPATSNMKVKKWDFSVATLWNTVVWLMLMNFFVKIVNSTAQSYLKKQHEIELAKQSSTKAHSK from the exons ATGGGGTCTCGCAAAAAATCaaatcctcctcctccttcttcatcttctccCTCTTCCTCTCAACCTGCTGACGTGGCGATCTCag AACTCCACAAGAGGCATCAACAGGAATCTGAGAATTTGACGATAACAACGCAACCTGTCAGAACTTTGAAGTTCTTTGTATTGGCTGTTATTCAATATATTAAGCGCTCAATATCGTATTTGTTGGCAAAAGGAGGATGGCTAATGCTTTTAAGCACCGTGGCAATTGCTATTGGAATTCTTGTTGTAACAATTGATGGTCCTCATGAGAAG CATGTTGAGGAGATTTCGAGATATTTCCGGTTTGGACTATGGTGGGTGGCTCTTGGAGTTGCATCTTCAATTGGTCTTG GATCTGGTTTGCATACTTTTGTCCTTTATCTGGGCCCCCACATCGCTTTTTTCACGATAAAAGCAATGCAGTGTGGCCGAGTGGATTTAAAAAGTGCTCCGTATGATACAATTCAGTTGGAAAGAGGTCCATCATGGCTTGATAAGGATTGCTCTGAATTTGGGCCCCCATTGTTCCAGTTATTAGATGGTTTGCGGGTTCCGCTTAGCAGCATATTGCCTCAGGTTCAGCTTGAGGCTATTCTTTGGGGTGTTGGGACTGCTATTGGAGAGCTTCCTCCGTACTTCATCTCAAGGGCAG CAAGCGAGTCTGGTAAGCAATTGGATGCAGCGAGCGAGTCAAGCAAATTGGATGCCCCCTCATCTGAAGGAAAAGGATTCATTGCTACTCGCCTAAATCAAATCAAGCACTGGCTTTTATCACATTCCCAACACTTGAACTTCTTTACAATTTTAGTGCTTGCTTCG GTTCCAAATCCTCTATTTGACCTTGCTGGCATTATGTGTGGACAATTCGGGATTccattttgggaattttttctTGCAACATTGATTGGAAAGGCAATTATTAAAACTCACATACAG ACAATTTTCATCATCTCAGTTTGCAATAATCAACTCCTTAACTGGATAGAAAATGAGTTGATATGGATACTGAGCTTTATACCTGGTTTTGCTTCTGTCTTGCCTAATGTTATTGCCAAGCTCAATGCAATGAGAGATAAGTATCTAATAGCATCTGCTCCTGCGACCTCAAATATGAAG GTGAAGAAGTGGGATTTCTCAGTTGCCACACTATGGAATACTGTTGTCTGGCTCATGCTCATGAACTTTTTTGTCAAGATTGTGAATTCAACCGCTCAAAGCTATCTGAAGAAACAACATGAAATAGAGCTAGCAAAGCAGTCATCTACAAAAGCACATTCAAAATGA